From the genome of Armatimonadota bacterium, one region includes:
- a CDS encoding alkaline phosphatase family protein, which translates to MRKSRFVLLILLLVALCLPGFCFNPATPPSHRNAILFSWDGVQRDHLNECLSRNELPNLAKLISEGNMVKIDISGHNTDTKAGHTQMLTGYDPDVTGVMSNSKFKAIPAGLSIFERLEKQFGDDNIATIMVTGKTHHIGSCPPSTPEQIAQAKAQLEKIKARNKPNNKTGIADPDAAAQAQQKRKAQVQRLNAIIQNTDGEPFFHVSKNIDVWDGEKSRTCEVNGPLMINYLDKYGKGRFFAFYHFSDPDHTGHNHGENSKEHNDAIIACDKWLGEIVKKLKDLGVYDKTMIFVTADHGFDEGKTSHSNAPYVFLTANLKSLKRDGHQRDIAPTILSEMGVDISKLEPKFKGVVLTK; encoded by the coding sequence TTGAGGAAATCCCGTTTTGTGCTTCTTATCTTGTTGCTTGTCGCTTTGTGCTTGCCTGGGTTCTGCTTTAACCCAGCAACCCCACCAAGCCATAGAAATGCAATTCTGTTCTCATGGGACGGCGTGCAGAGAGACCACTTAAATGAGTGTCTTTCTCGAAATGAACTGCCAAACCTCGCCAAACTGATCTCCGAGGGTAATATGGTCAAAATTGACATCAGTGGCCATAATACCGACACCAAGGCAGGCCATACACAGATGCTTACCGGTTATGATCCAGATGTCACAGGCGTAATGAGCAACTCCAAGTTCAAAGCCATACCTGCAGGCTTATCTATATTTGAACGCCTGGAAAAGCAGTTTGGTGACGACAACATCGCTACTATTATGGTAACAGGCAAGACTCATCATATCGGTTCATGCCCTCCATCCACTCCCGAGCAAATTGCACAAGCAAAGGCTCAACTTGAAAAAATTAAAGCTCGGAACAAGCCCAACAACAAGACCGGTATAGCCGATCCCGATGCCGCAGCCCAAGCACAACAGAAGAGAAAAGCCCAAGTACAGAGATTAAACGCGATAATTCAAAATACCGATGGCGAGCCATTTTTCCATGTCAGCAAAAATATAGATGTCTGGGATGGCGAGAAAAGCCGAACGTGCGAAGTAAATGGTCCCCTAATGATTAACTACCTAGACAAATATGGAAAAGGCAGATTCTTTGCTTTTTATCACTTCAGTGATCCTGATCATACTGGCCACAATCACGGTGAGAATTCGAAGGAGCACAATGACGCGATAATCGCTTGCGATAAGTGGTTGGGTGAGATTGTAAAAAAACTAAAAGACCTTGGCGTTTACGACAAGACTATGATTTTTGTAACTGCTGACCATGGGTTCGACGAAGGCAAGACGAGCCACAGCAATGCTCCTTATGTTTTTCTCACGGCGAACTTGAAATCCCTAAAAAGGGATGGCCATCAGCGCGACATTGCACCAACTATTTTGAGCGAAATGGGTGTTGATATTTCAAAACTCGAGCCCAAGTTTAAGGGAGTAGTGCTGACTAAATAA